The Funiculus sociatus GB2-C1 genomic interval CGCCAGGAACTGGAGTGATAAACTGAGCGACTCTTTGAACAGAATCAAAGTCAACATCTCCCACCAAGCGAGATTTTCCAGCATCGTTGGTGACGCGATTGATGCCAACATCTATCACGACAGCACCGGGTTTGACCATCTCGGCGGTAATTAATCCCGGTCTTCCCACTGCTGCCACTAGAATATCAGCATTGCGGGTAATGGTTGGGAGATCGTGCGATCGCGAATGCGCGATCGTTACAGTGGCATCCGCTTCCAAGAACATCATAGCCAAAGGCTTGCCTACAAGGATGCTGCGCCCCACCACCACAGCCTGTTTCCCCTTTACGTCAATCTTGTATTCTTGCAACAGCCGCATCACCCCTGCGGGCGTACAACTGCGTAAACCCGGTTCAGAGCGCACCAGTCGTCCCAGATTTAGCGGGTGCAGTCCATCAGCGTCTTTATCTGGATTAATTTGGTGCAGTAGCGCCACAGCATCTAAAGGATCCGGTAGGGGCAGCTGAACTAAAATGCCATCAACTCGGTCATCTTGATTCAGGGCTTGGATTATTTTTTCTAGTTCTGAAAAGCTGGTTTCAGTAGGGAAATGCTGCCCATAGGAGGCGATGCCCACTTTGGCACAAGCACGCTCTTTATTCTGCACATAAGCAGCACTGGCTGGATTGTCACCAACCATCAGCACTGCTAATCCCGGAGCGCGTCCCACAGTCGGCTGCATTTGCTGAATTTGCTGTTGTAGTTGCGTGTAAATTTGTTCGGCTAGAGCTTTACCATCTAGCAACTGGGCAGTTTTGGCATCCATTGAGGTTCGGTGAGAAATCTCTGTAGTATTTGCGGATGAAATTGTAATACGGTTACTGCGTCCTCTACGATAGTTTCCCAGATTTCAATCTACAAGATGCGAAATGATTGAGGATGTGTGTTAAACCTATTTGGCACTTAGCATGGAAAAGACGTTACTCAAGAGCATGGAGATGATGCCATTAAAAACAAGGGTATTGCAATTAACCACGGCGACGCTGCTGTTGGGGGGATTGTTTAGCTGTGGTAAATTACCTCAGTCAGGATTCGGTATATTTAGTAACCGCGTCCCTGTCACCAAAATCGGCGATATCCAGCAAAATCAGCAGGGTGACTCGACGGTTTACCTGCAAGGTAAAGTGGGATCTCCAGCTCCTATGTTAGGAAGCGGTGCTTACGAGTTGCAAGATCCAACTGGGAAAATTTGGGTTTTAAGTAGCGAAATGCTCCCAGTAGAGGGGGATGAAGTTTTAATTCAGGGTAAAGTGCAGTATCAAAGCATTCCCGTAGCTGGGAAAGATTTAGGAGAAGTTTACCTTCAGCAGCTTCAACAGCTAGAAAGGACACCAGCGAAGAAAGGATCGCCTATATTACCAGAAGGGAGCTATGAACAATAAACCAGCCGAGGTAGCGATCGCTATCTTATATCGCCAAAACAAGTTTCTCCTGCAACTGCGCGACAACATCCCTAACATTCTCTACCCCGGACACTGGGCATTTTTTGGCGGACACATGGAACCTGGAGAAACCCCGGAAGAAGCATTGAAACGGGAATTACTCGAAGAAATCTCCTATGTTCCGCCTAACCCCACCTTGTTTGACTACTATCCCGACGACTACGCTGTTCGCCACGTTTTTTATGCACCACTAGAGGTAGAGCTTGACCAGTTGGTGTTAGGAGAAGGTTGGGAT includes:
- the folD gene encoding bifunctional methylenetetrahydrofolate dehydrogenase/methenyltetrahydrofolate cyclohydrolase FolD, with translation MDAKTAQLLDGKALAEQIYTQLQQQIQQMQPTVGRAPGLAVLMVGDNPASAAYVQNKERACAKVGIASYGQHFPTETSFSELEKIIQALNQDDRVDGILVQLPLPDPLDAVALLHQINPDKDADGLHPLNLGRLVRSEPGLRSCTPAGVMRLLQEYKIDVKGKQAVVVGRSILVGKPLAMMFLEADATVTIAHSRSHDLPTITRNADILVAAVGRPGLITAEMVKPGAVVIDVGINRVTNDAGKSRLVGDVDFDSVQRVAQFITPVPGGVGAMTVAMLLQNTVWSYSQRQ
- a CDS encoding NUDIX hydrolase, with translation MNNKPAEVAIAILYRQNKFLLQLRDNIPNILYPGHWAFFGGHMEPGETPEEALKRELLEEISYVPPNPTLFDYYPDDYAVRHVFYAPLEVELDQLVLGEGWDMDLLTPEEIRLGERYSEKANQVRPVGTPHQKILLDFIEKFPNLIY